One stretch of Novosphingobium pentaromativorans US6-1 DNA includes these proteins:
- the gltB gene encoding glutamate synthase large subunit, giving the protein MGFPKPQGLYDARNEHDSCGVGFVAHIKGQKSHAIITQALEILKNIDHRGAVGADPLLGDGAGILTQLPDQMFRKWAKGAGVELPEAGNYAVAMCFLPQDEASRDFVVSTFEKFIKKEGQTLIGWRDVPVALDGLGKTVIESMPVIRQCFVGRGENCADQDAFERKLLAIRKQTQNPLAALAEKHGLPGLTELYMPSFSSRTIVYKGLLLATQVGSFYDDLRDPDFVSALGLVHQRFSTNTFPSWKLAHPFRFMAHNGEINTVRGNVNWMNARRRTMESELLGADLDKMWPLIPHGQSDTACLDNAFELLLAGGYSLSHAMMMLIPEAWAGNPLMDGERRAFYEYHAALMEPWDGPAAVAFTDGRQIGATLDRNGLRPARFLVTDDDLCVMASESGVLPIKEDNIVRKWRLQPGKMLLIDFEEGRIIEDEEIKTQLANEEPYQKWLDQAQYMLKDLDVIEEELDPLPAPNTTLLDRQQSFGYTQEDTSRFLEPMAVNADDPIGSMGTDTPIPVLSNKSRLLYDYFKQNFAQVTNPPIDPIREELVMSLVSMIGPRPNLLGHDAGTHKRLEVSQPILTDVDIAKIRSVEAALDGAFRTATIDMTWDAETGAEGLEMAIKEMCWAATEAVLADKNILILSDRAQGPDRIPMPALLATAAVHHHLVRQGLRMQTGLVVETGEAREVHHFCVLAGYGAEAINPYVAFETIEDIRVRKNLPVSAEDARKNYIKAIGKGIRKVMSKMGISTYQSYCGAQIFDAVGLSTEFVEKYFTGTATTIEGAGLLEIAEEAVRRHAAAFGENPIYANMLDVGGIYGSRIRGEEHAWTSTNIGSLQHAVRGNVPEKYKEFAQSINDQSTRMLTIRGLMEFVPAETPISIDEVEPASEIVKRFATGAMSYGSISWEAHTTLALAMNRIGAKSNTGEGGEDPKRFKPLPNGDTMRSSIKQVASGRFGVTTEYLVNADDIQIKMAQGAKPGEGGQLPGHKVDKVIGKTRHSTPGVGLISPPPHHDIYSIEDLAQLIHDLKNVNPTSRVSVKLVSEVGVGTVAAGVSKARADHVTISGYEGGTGASPLTSLTHAGSPWEIGLAETQQTLLLNNLRSRIAVQADGGLRTGRDVAVAALLGADEFGFATAPLIAAGCIMMRKCHLNTCPVGVATQDPVLRARFTGQPEHVVNYFFFVAEELRAIMAELGFRTVAEMVGRVDRLNMKKAISHWKAKGVDLSRILYQAPLGDSPSLNWSETQDHGLENALDNALIEASADALEKREAVRIEKPIINVNRTVGAMLSGEVAKRYGHEGLPDNTINVKLTGVAGQSFGAWLAHGVTLDLTGDANDYVGKGLSGGRVIVRQPTHVDRDPLNNIIVGNTVLYGAISGEAFFNGVGGERFAVRNSGAIAVVEGCGDHGCEYMTGGVVMVLGKTGRNFAAGMSGGIAYVFDEDGMFDKLCNTAMVDLEKISPEADEEEGTGRPQQRTNGVNDLGMGDMLRHDAERIRVLLERHHLHTGSKRARALLDDWANTLGKFVKVMPRDYARALKQLEAERQEAASVAAE; this is encoded by the coding sequence ATGGGATTTCCTAAGCCCCAGGGCCTTTACGATGCGCGCAACGAACACGACTCCTGCGGTGTGGGCTTCGTCGCCCATATTAAAGGACAGAAAAGCCACGCAATCATTACCCAGGCGCTTGAAATCCTGAAAAACATCGACCACCGCGGCGCGGTGGGCGCGGATCCGCTTCTTGGCGACGGCGCGGGCATTCTGACCCAGCTGCCCGACCAGATGTTCCGCAAGTGGGCCAAGGGCGCGGGCGTCGAACTGCCTGAAGCCGGCAACTATGCCGTTGCCATGTGCTTCCTCCCGCAGGACGAGGCCTCGCGCGATTTCGTCGTCTCCACCTTCGAGAAGTTCATCAAGAAGGAAGGCCAGACCCTCATCGGCTGGCGCGACGTTCCGGTCGCTCTGGACGGCCTCGGCAAGACGGTCATCGAATCGATGCCGGTGATCCGCCAGTGCTTTGTCGGCCGCGGCGAGAACTGCGCCGACCAGGACGCCTTCGAACGCAAGCTCCTCGCGATCCGCAAGCAGACCCAGAACCCGCTCGCGGCCCTCGCCGAAAAGCATGGCCTGCCCGGCCTGACCGAGCTCTACATGCCGAGCTTCTCGAGCCGCACGATCGTCTACAAGGGCCTGCTGCTCGCCACCCAGGTCGGCTCGTTCTACGACGACCTGCGCGATCCGGACTTCGTCTCCGCGCTCGGCCTCGTGCACCAGCGCTTCTCGACCAACACCTTCCCGAGCTGGAAGCTGGCACACCCGTTCCGCTTCATGGCGCACAACGGCGAGATCAACACGGTTCGCGGCAACGTGAACTGGATGAACGCGCGCCGCCGCACCATGGAATCCGAGCTGCTCGGCGCCGACCTCGACAAGATGTGGCCGCTGATCCCGCACGGCCAGTCGGACACCGCCTGCCTCGACAACGCCTTCGAACTGCTGCTCGCCGGCGGTTACTCGCTCAGCCACGCGATGATGATGCTCATCCCCGAGGCATGGGCCGGCAATCCGCTGATGGACGGCGAACGCCGCGCGTTCTACGAATATCACGCCGCGCTGATGGAGCCCTGGGACGGCCCCGCCGCCGTCGCCTTCACCGATGGCCGCCAGATCGGCGCCACGCTCGACCGTAACGGCCTGCGCCCGGCGCGCTTCCTGGTCACCGACGACGACCTGTGCGTCATGGCCTCGGAAAGCGGCGTTCTTCCGATCAAGGAAGACAACATCGTCCGCAAGTGGCGTCTCCAGCCCGGCAAGATGCTCCTCATCGACTTCGAAGAGGGCCGCATCATCGAGGACGAGGAGATCAAGACCCAGCTGGCCAACGAAGAGCCCTACCAGAAGTGGCTCGACCAGGCGCAGTACATGCTCAAGGACCTCGACGTGATCGAGGAAGAGCTGGACCCGCTGCCGGCCCCGAACACCACGCTGCTCGATCGCCAGCAGTCCTTCGGCTACACCCAGGAAGACACCAGCCGCTTCCTCGAGCCGATGGCCGTCAATGCCGACGATCCGATCGGTTCGATGGGCACCGACACGCCGATTCCGGTGCTGTCGAACAAGTCGCGCCTGCTCTACGACTACTTCAAGCAAAACTTCGCGCAGGTCACCAACCCGCCGATCGACCCGATCCGCGAGGAACTGGTGATGAGCCTGGTCTCCATGATCGGCCCGCGCCCGAACCTGCTCGGTCATGACGCCGGCACGCACAAGCGCCTGGAAGTCAGCCAGCCGATCCTCACCGACGTGGACATCGCCAAGATCCGCTCGGTCGAGGCCGCGCTGGACGGCGCCTTCCGCACCGCCACCATCGACATGACCTGGGATGCCGAAACCGGCGCCGAAGGTCTCGAAATGGCGATCAAGGAAATGTGCTGGGCCGCCACCGAAGCCGTGCTGGCGGACAAGAACATCCTGATCCTGTCCGACCGCGCCCAGGGCCCCGACCGCATTCCGATGCCGGCCCTGCTGGCGACGGCTGCCGTGCACCATCACCTCGTCCGCCAGGGCCTGCGCATGCAGACCGGCCTGGTCGTCGAGACCGGTGAAGCGCGCGAAGTGCACCACTTCTGCGTCCTCGCCGGCTACGGTGCCGAGGCGATCAACCCCTACGTCGCGTTCGAGACGATCGAGGACATCCGCGTTCGCAAGAACCTGCCGGTTTCCGCCGAGGACGCACGCAAGAACTACATCAAGGCCATTGGCAAGGGCATCCGCAAGGTCATGTCCAAGATGGGCATCTCGACCTACCAGTCGTACTGCGGCGCGCAGATCTTCGACGCCGTCGGCCTGTCGACCGAATTCGTCGAGAAGTACTTCACCGGCACTGCCACCACCATCGAGGGCGCGGGCCTGCTCGAAATCGCGGAAGAGGCGGTGCGCCGTCACGCCGCGGCCTTCGGCGAAAACCCGATCTACGCCAACATGCTCGACGTCGGCGGCATCTACGGTTCGCGCATCCGCGGCGAGGAACACGCCTGGACCTCGACCAACATCGGCTCGCTCCAGCATGCCGTGCGCGGCAACGTGCCCGAAAAGTACAAGGAATTCGCGCAGAGCATCAACGACCAGTCGACCCGGATGCTCACCATCCGCGGCCTGATGGAGTTCGTGCCCGCCGAAACCCCGATCTCGATCGACGAGGTCGAACCGGCCAGCGAGATCGTCAAGCGTTTCGCCACCGGCGCGATGAGCTACGGCTCGATCTCGTGGGAGGCGCACACCACGCTGGCGCTCGCCATGAACCGCATCGGCGCGAAGTCGAACACCGGTGAAGGCGGCGAAGATCCCAAGCGCTTCAAGCCCCTGCCCAACGGCGACACCATGCGTTCGTCGATCAAGCAGGTCGCATCGGGCCGCTTCGGCGTCACCACCGAGTATCTCGTCAACGCCGACGACATCCAGATCAAGATGGCCCAGGGCGCCAAGCCCGGCGAGGGTGGCCAGCTGCCCGGCCACAAGGTCGACAAGGTCATCGGCAAGACCCGTCACTCGACCCCGGGCGTCGGCCTCATCTCGCCGCCGCCGCACCACGACATCTACTCGATCGAAGACCTCGCGCAGCTCATTCACGATCTCAAGAACGTGAACCCGACCTCGCGCGTTTCGGTCAAGCTGGTGTCCGAAGTGGGCGTCGGCACGGTCGCCGCGGGCGTGTCCAAGGCGCGCGCGGACCACGTGACGATCTCGGGCTACGAAGGCGGCACCGGCGCTTCGCCGCTGACGTCTCTCACCCATGCGGGTTCGCCTTGGGAAATCGGCCTTGCCGAAACCCAGCAGACCCTGCTGCTCAACAACCTGCGCAGCCGCATTGCGGTGCAGGCCGACGGCGGCCTGCGCACCGGCCGTGACGTAGCCGTCGCCGCCCTGCTCGGCGCCGACGAGTTCGGCTTCGCCACCGCGCCGCTGATCGCGGCCGGCTGCATCATGATGCGCAAGTGCCACCTCAACACCTGCCCGGTCGGCGTCGCCACCCAGGACCCCGTCCTGCGCGCCCGCTTCACCGGTCAGCCCGAGCATGTGGTCAACTACTTCTTCTTCGTCGCCGAAGAGCTGCGCGCGATCATGGCCGAACTGGGCTTCCGCACGGTTGCCGAGATGGTCGGCCGCGTCGACAGGCTCAACATGAAGAAGGCGATCTCGCACTGGAAGGCCAAGGGCGTCGACCTCAGCCGCATCCTCTACCAGGCCCCGCTGGGCGACAGCCCCTCGCTCAACTGGAGCGAAACGCAGGACCACGGTCTCGAGAACGCGCTGGACAACGCCCTCATCGAAGCGTCGGCCGATGCGCTCGAGAAGCGCGAAGCCGTGCGCATCGAGAAGCCGATCATCAACGTCAACCGCACGGTCGGCGCGATGCTCTCGGGCGAAGTGGCCAAGCGCTACGGCCATGAAGGCCTGCCCGACAACACGATCAACGTGAAGCTCACCGGCGTTGCCGGCCAGAGCTTCGGCGCCTGGCTTGCCCACGGCGTCACGCTCGACCTGACCGGCGATGCCAACGACTACGTCGGCAAGGGCCTGTCGGGCGGCCGCGTGATCGTGCGCCAGCCCACCCACGTCGATCGCGACCCGCTGAACAACATCATCGTCGGTAACACCGTGCTTTACGGCGCGATCTCCGGCGAGGCGTTCTTCAATGGCGTGGGCGGCGAGCGCTTCGCAGTCCGCAACTCGGGCGCGATCGCGGTCGTCGAAGGCTGCGGCGACCATGGCTGCGAGTACATGACCGGCGGCGTCGTGATGGTTCTCGGCAAGACCGGCCGCAACTTCGCGGCAGGCATGTCGGGTGGCATCGCCTACGTCTTCGACGAGGACGGCATGTTCGACAAGCTGTGCAACACGGCCATGGTCGACCTGGAGAAGATCTCTCCGGAAGCCGACGAGGAAGAAGGCACCGGCCGTCCGCAGCAGCGCACCAACGGCGTCAACGATCTCGGCATGGGCGACATGCTGCGCCACGATGCCGAACGCATCCGTGTCCTGCTTGAACGTCACCACCTGCACACCGGCTCGAAGCGGGCCCGTGCGCTACTCGACGACTGGGCCAACACGCTTGGCAAGTTCGTCAAGGTGATGCCGCGCGACTATGCACGCGCGCTCAAGCAACTCGAGGCCGAGCGGCAGGAAGCCGCTTCGGTTGCCGCGGAATAA
- a CDS encoding glutamate synthase subunit beta, with the protein MGKETGFLELDRQDRTYGDASERLKNYKEFVIPLPAETLKAQASRCMNCGIPHCHTGCPVNNIIPDWNHLVYEDDYRNALEVLHSTNNFPEFTGRICPAPCEAACTLNIVDQPVTIKSIECAIVDKGWAEGWITPKIPAKRTGKSVAVVGSGPAGMACAQQLARAGHSVTVFEKNDRVGGLMRYGIPDFKMEKHLINRRAAQMEAEGVEFKTSVEVGVSVSVNSLKENYDAVVFAGGAEEARRLDIPGSELPSVRLAMEFLTQQNKRNAGDDELRAAPRGSLTATGKHVIVIGGGDTGSDCVGTSNRQGALSVTQLEIMPKPPVHEDKAMSWPNWPLKLRTSSSHEEGCERDWAVLTKRVIGDNDVKALECVRVEWKDGKMHEVAGSEFTLQADLILLAMGFTGPRKAGMLDQAAVELDPRGNVKADTEKYQTNDEKIFSCGDMRRGQSLVVWAIREGRQCARSVDEMLMGVSELPR; encoded by the coding sequence ATGGGTAAGGAAACCGGCTTCCTCGAGCTCGACCGTCAGGATCGCACTTACGGCGATGCTTCGGAGCGACTGAAGAACTACAAGGAATTCGTCATTCCGCTTCCGGCGGAAACCCTCAAGGCACAAGCGTCGCGCTGCATGAACTGCGGCATCCCGCACTGCCATACGGGTTGCCCCGTCAACAACATCATCCCGGACTGGAACCACCTGGTCTACGAGGACGACTACCGCAATGCGCTGGAAGTCCTCCACTCGACCAACAACTTTCCGGAATTCACCGGCCGCATCTGCCCCGCTCCGTGCGAGGCGGCCTGCACGCTGAACATCGTCGACCAGCCGGTCACCATCAAGTCGATCGAATGCGCGATCGTCGACAAGGGCTGGGCCGAAGGCTGGATCACGCCGAAAATCCCGGCGAAGCGCACCGGCAAGTCGGTCGCCGTCGTCGGTTCGGGTCCGGCGGGCATGGCCTGCGCGCAGCAGCTTGCCCGCGCCGGCCACTCGGTCACCGTGTTCGAGAAGAACGACCGCGTCGGCGGGCTGATGCGTTACGGCATCCCCGACTTCAAGATGGAGAAGCACCTCATCAATCGCCGCGCGGCGCAGATGGAAGCCGAAGGCGTTGAGTTCAAGACTTCCGTCGAGGTGGGTGTCTCGGTCTCGGTAAACTCGCTCAAGGAAAACTACGACGCCGTCGTTTTCGCGGGCGGCGCCGAGGAAGCGCGCCGTCTCGACATTCCGGGTTCGGAACTACCGAGCGTGCGCCTGGCGATGGAATTCCTGACCCAGCAGAACAAGCGCAATGCCGGCGACGATGAACTGCGCGCCGCGCCGCGCGGCTCGCTGACCGCGACCGGCAAGCACGTCATCGTCATCGGCGGCGGTGACACCGGCTCCGACTGCGTCGGCACCTCGAACCGCCAGGGCGCCCTTTCGGTCACCCAGCTCGAGATCATGCCCAAGCCGCCGGTCCACGAGGACAAGGCCATGAGCTGGCCGAACTGGCCGCTCAAGCTGCGCACCTCCTCGAGCCATGAGGAAGGTTGCGAGCGCGACTGGGCCGTGCTGACCAAGCGCGTCATCGGCGACAACGACGTCAAGGCGCTCGAATGCGTCCGCGTCGAGTGGAAAGACGGCAAGATGCACGAGGTCGCGGGCAGCGAGTTCACGCTCCAGGCCGACCTCATCCTGCTGGCCATGGGCTTCACCGGCCCCCGCAAGGCCGGCATGCTGGACCAGGCCGCCGTCGAGCTCGACCCGCGCGGCAACGTCAAGGCCGACACCGAGAAGTACCAGACAAACGACGAAAAGATCTTCTCCTGCGGCGACATGCGCCGTGGCCAGTCGCTGGTGGTCTGGGCAATCCGCGAGGGCCGCCAGTGCGCCCGCTCGGTCGACGAAATGCTCATGGGCGTGAGCGAACTGCCGCGCTGA
- a CDS encoding uracil-DNA glycosylase has protein sequence MNATASAQSVPPAWQPVLGEVLESRESRQLIGWLQAQEEAGKRIYPPHGHRLRALELTPLDAVRVVILGQDPYHGAGQAHGLAFSVPEGVRVPPSLANIYKELASDCGVTAPGHGNLEHWARQGVLLLNNALTVEEGQAGSHQKKGWEAITDAAVAAVAAKSEPCVFLLWGNHAQKKASRVPGLASSHHLVLTAPHPSPLSAHSGFFGCRHFSRANAFLAENGRGTIDW, from the coding sequence ATGAATGCAACAGCAAGCGCGCAGTCAGTGCCCCCGGCATGGCAGCCGGTGCTGGGCGAGGTGCTCGAATCGCGCGAATCCAGACAGTTGATCGGCTGGCTGCAGGCTCAGGAAGAAGCCGGCAAGCGAATCTATCCACCGCACGGCCATCGCCTGCGTGCGCTCGAACTGACGCCGCTGGACGCGGTGCGGGTCGTGATTCTCGGTCAGGACCCCTATCACGGCGCGGGCCAGGCGCACGGCCTGGCTTTCTCGGTGCCCGAAGGGGTGCGCGTGCCGCCATCGCTGGCGAATATCTACAAGGAGCTGGCGAGCGACTGCGGCGTCACCGCGCCGGGTCACGGCAACCTGGAGCATTGGGCGCGCCAGGGCGTGCTGCTGCTCAACAATGCGCTGACCGTGGAGGAAGGGCAGGCCGGCTCGCACCAGAAAAAGGGCTGGGAAGCGATCACCGATGCTGCCGTGGCAGCCGTTGCCGCCAAGAGCGAGCCATGCGTGTTCCTCCTTTGGGGCAACCACGCGCAGAAGAAGGCGTCGCGGGTCCCGGGACTGGCTTCGAGCCACCATCTCGTGCTGACGGCGCCGCATCCCAGCCCGCTGTCGGCGCATTCCGGGTTCTTCGGCTGCCGCCACTTCAGCCGCGCCAATGCCTTCCTTGCCGAGAACGGGCGCGGGACGATCGACTGGTAG
- a CDS encoding ribonuclease D produces MAVYLHEEDLPEGVLAPGPVAVDTETMGLITPRDRLCVVQISDGKGDEHLVRFGPGSTFDAPNLKAVLADPARLKLYHFARFDLAAIEHYLGVMAAPVFCTKIASKLVRTYTDRHGLKDLVRELLGKEVSKQQQSSDWGAPELSDAQKDYAASDVRYLHAMHEILVERLAREKRTEIAQACFDFLPARARLDLAGWPDHDIFSHQAA; encoded by the coding sequence ATGGCTGTCTATCTCCACGAAGAAGATCTCCCCGAAGGCGTCCTCGCCCCGGGCCCCGTCGCCGTCGATACCGAGACGATGGGCCTCATAACCCCGCGCGACCGCCTCTGCGTGGTCCAGATTTCCGATGGCAAGGGCGACGAGCATCTCGTCCGCTTCGGCCCCGGAAGCACATTCGATGCGCCTAATCTCAAGGCTGTCCTTGCCGATCCGGCACGCCTCAAACTTTACCATTTCGCGCGCTTCGACCTGGCCGCGATCGAACATTACCTGGGCGTGATGGCTGCGCCGGTGTTCTGCACCAAGATCGCCAGCAAGCTGGTGCGCACTTACACAGATCGCCACGGCCTGAAGGACCTCGTGCGCGAGCTTCTCGGCAAGGAAGTATCCAAGCAGCAGCAGTCGAGCGACTGGGGCGCACCCGAGCTGAGCGACGCGCAGAAGGACTATGCGGCATCGGACGTGCGCTATCTGCACGCCATGCACGAAATTCTCGTCGAGCGCCTCGCTCGCGAGAAGCGGACCGAGATCGCGCAGGCCTGTTTCGATTTCCTGCCGGCACGCGCCCGGCTCGACTTGGCCGGCTGGCCGGATCACGACATCTTCAGCCACCAGGCCGCCTGA
- the lptC gene encoding LPS export ABC transporter periplasmic protein LptC: MSVEATQIRNRRRHFAAPGGSHDRLVAFLAKALPAGIGVVAAIMILMPLSPRGEISFLLDRNKVAVTKERIRVADAAYRGLDDRGRAFVVTAGSAVQKSASLPVVQMLDLVAQLNLNDGPAKIDAPRGAYNYDTETIKVDGPVNFAAADGYRMVTNNVAIDVKDRKAVGTGGVEGKVPTGTFAAQTMKADFNERTVTLEGNARLRMTPGKLRIPQ; this comes from the coding sequence ATGTCGGTCGAGGCCACCCAGATCCGCAACCGACGCCGGCACTTCGCTGCGCCGGGCGGTTCGCATGACCGGCTTGTCGCCTTCCTCGCCAAGGCCCTGCCGGCAGGGATAGGCGTGGTTGCCGCCATCATGATTCTCATGCCCCTGTCGCCGCGCGGCGAGATCAGCTTCCTGCTTGACCGCAACAAGGTGGCCGTGACGAAGGAACGCATCCGCGTGGCCGATGCGGCCTATCGCGGCCTCGACGATCGCGGCCGGGCCTTCGTCGTCACGGCCGGAAGCGCGGTGCAGAAGTCCGCGAGCTTGCCGGTGGTGCAGATGCTGGACCTGGTGGCGCAGCTCAATCTCAACGACGGCCCCGCCAAGATCGACGCGCCACGCGGTGCGTACAATTACGATACCGAAACGATCAAGGTTGACGGGCCGGTGAATTTCGCGGCTGCGGACGGCTATCGCATGGTGACGAACAACGTCGCCATCGACGTCAAGGACCGCAAGGCCGTCGGCACGGGCGGCGTCGAAGGCAAAGTGCCCACCGGCACTTTCGCGGCGCAGACCATGAAGGCCGATTTCAACGAACGAACAGTCACGCTTGAAGGCAATGCCCGGCTGCGCATGACGCCCGGCAAGCTTAGGATACCGCAATGA
- a CDS encoding LptA/OstA family protein, with translation MTRRSPRPFTSRAAMRVAVALPLLAGASLIATQQLGAQVFPGHDTDAPVDYAADRIELQDKQNRVVLTGNVDIKQTDLRLRAARTVVNFTNADELKLQRITASGGVTVTRGNEVATGDTAIYDFNKRIITMIGNASLKRDSDTLRGGRFVIDLKSGVSSASGGRVSGTFSVPKQN, from the coding sequence ATGACCCGTCGCAGCCCGCGCCCTTTCACCTCCCGTGCCGCAATGCGCGTCGCCGTCGCCCTGCCGCTGCTGGCCGGCGCCAGCCTGATCGCGACGCAGCAGCTTGGCGCGCAAGTCTTCCCCGGCCATGACACCGATGCGCCGGTCGACTATGCCGCCGACCGCATCGAGCTGCAGGACAAGCAGAACCGCGTCGTGTTGACCGGCAATGTCGATATCAAGCAGACCGACCTGCGCCTGCGCGCCGCGCGCACCGTCGTCAATTTCACCAATGCCGATGAGCTCAAGCTCCAGCGGATCACGGCCAGCGGCGGGGTGACCGTTACCCGCGGCAACGAAGTGGCAACCGGCGATACCGCGATCTACGACTTCAACAAGCGCATCATCACGATGATCGGCAATGCCTCGCTCAAGCGCGATTCCGACACCCTGCGCGGCGGGCGTTTCGTCATCGACCTGAAGAGCGGGGTATCCTCGGCTTCGGGTGGCCGGGTCTCGGGCACTTTCAGCGTTCCCAAGCAGAACTGA
- a CDS encoding sugar transferase, producing MNAPLTKGEFINGQEFDELLVAPSLVRRKLQCYLALLLSDVVGVFLGFAIAGQLYMAREGFYDSVLYGSLIFPIFLTIAFYNGAYSIDALRSGWSGIMRAELAFVIAIAVVVFVQFLTSSSADFSRVTFSGGAVLAMALIAWLRLQMRSFVTWRCGRSVINELIIDDGGPQVHIRNAIRISAAAMGLRPNLNDPDDLDRVGLVLRNIDRVVVSCPSDRRLDWAMILKGANVEGEVLDDQVARLGAQGARTIGNHGLLMVSAGPLGLRQRAIKRIFDMAFAGSAILVLSPLLIVVALAIKLQDGGPVLFIQKRMGRGNCFFNMYKFRSMTTALCDSDGNVSASKDDKRITPVGRFIRSTSLDELPQLFNVLLGDMSLVGPRPHATGSLAGQKLFWEVDRRYWQRHSLKPGLSGLAQVRGFRGATDHEGDLVKRLQSDLEYLEGWTIGRDIKILFLTLRVLVHDRAF from the coding sequence ATGAATGCGCCGCTGACGAAGGGCGAGTTCATTAACGGCCAGGAATTCGACGAGCTGCTCGTTGCCCCTTCGCTCGTTCGTCGCAAGCTGCAATGCTATCTGGCTCTACTCCTCAGTGACGTGGTCGGGGTTTTCCTGGGTTTTGCCATTGCGGGCCAGTTGTATATGGCCAGGGAAGGTTTCTACGATTCCGTTCTTTACGGGTCTTTGATCTTCCCGATCTTTCTGACCATCGCCTTCTACAACGGGGCATATTCCATCGATGCGCTCAGATCGGGCTGGTCCGGGATCATGCGAGCGGAACTGGCATTCGTGATTGCCATTGCGGTCGTTGTCTTCGTCCAGTTCCTGACCAGTTCGTCGGCGGACTTTTCGCGCGTGACCTTCAGTGGCGGTGCCGTTCTGGCCATGGCCCTGATCGCCTGGCTGCGCCTGCAGATGCGCAGCTTCGTGACGTGGCGCTGCGGGCGCAGCGTGATCAACGAGCTGATCATCGATGATGGCGGACCGCAGGTGCATATCCGCAATGCCATCCGCATTTCCGCAGCGGCCATGGGCCTGCGCCCCAATCTCAACGACCCGGACGATCTCGATCGTGTCGGTCTGGTCCTGCGCAACATCGATCGGGTTGTCGTCAGCTGTCCGTCGGATCGTCGCCTCGATTGGGCGATGATCCTCAAGGGCGCCAACGTCGAAGGCGAAGTACTGGACGATCAGGTTGCCAGGCTGGGCGCGCAGGGCGCCCGCACGATCGGCAATCACGGTCTGCTGATGGTTTCCGCGGGGCCGCTCGGCCTGCGCCAGCGCGCGATCAAGCGCATCTTCGACATGGCCTTCGCCGGCTCGGCGATCCTCGTGCTTTCGCCATTGCTGATCGTTGTCGCATTGGCGATCAAGCTGCAGGACGGTGGCCCGGTCCTGTTCATCCAGAAGCGCATGGGACGGGGCAACTGCTTCTTCAACATGTACAAGTTCCGCAGCATGACGACGGCGCTGTGCGATAGCGACGGAAATGTCTCGGCCTCGAAGGACGACAAGCGGATCACTCCGGTCGGCAGGTTCATCCGCTCGACCAGCCTCGACGAGCTGCCGCAGCTCTTCAACGTCCTGCTCGGCGACATGAGCCTAGTCGGACCCCGCCCGCACGCCACCGGCTCGCTGGCGGGGCAGAAGCTCTTCTGGGAAGTGGACCGCCGTTACTGGCAGCGGCACAGCCTGAAGCCGGGCCTCAGCGGCCTGGCACAGGTGCGCGGCTTTCGCGGTGCCACCGATCACGAGGGCGACCTCGTGAAGCGCCTTCAGTCCGATCTTGAGTATCTCGAGGGCTGGACCATCGGCCGCGACATCAAGATTCTGTTCCTGACCTTGCGCGTTCTGGTCCACGACCGCGCGTTCTGA